The Brassica napus cultivar Da-Ae chromosome C7, Da-Ae, whole genome shotgun sequence genome has a segment encoding these proteins:
- the LOC106411299 gene encoding homeobox-leucine zipper protein HAT22, producing MGLDDSCNTGLVLGLGLSITPNIYNPAIKKTSATVDHHLDPSLTLSLSGESYMTKTVDMTVAGAGSQVCRQTSSHSGISSFSSGRVKRERDICGEEEAGETTERVVCSRVSDDHEDEEGVSARKKLRLTKQQSALLEDSFKLHSTLNPKQKQALARQLNLRPRQVEVWFQNRRARTKLKQTEVDCEFLKKCCETLTDENRRLQKELQDLKALKMSQPFYMHMPAATLTMCPSCERLGGGGGGAAGGGGGTVEGDGGTAKGAFSVVTKPRFFNPFTSPSTAC from the exons ATGGGTCTTGATGATTCATGCAACACGGGTCTTGTTCTTGGTTTAGGCCTCTCAATAACTCCTAATATTTACAATCCTGCCATCAAGAAAACTTCCGCAACCGTGGATCACCATCTCGATCCGTCGTTGACCCTAAGCCTCTCCGGTGAGAGCTACATGACCAAGACGGTTGATATGACCGTTGCCGGAGCTGGAAGCCAAGTTTGTCGGCAGACTTCATCTCATAGCGGAATCTCATCTTTCTCGAGCGGAAGggtaaagagagaaagagatatcTGCGGCGAAGAAGAGGCGGGGGAGACGACGGAGAGAGTGGTGTGTTCGAGAGTGAGTGATGATCATGAAGACGAAGAAGGTGTTAGTGCTCGTAAAAAGCTTAGACTCACTAAACAACAATCCGCTCTTCTTGAAGATAGCTTTAAACTTCACAGCACTCTTAATCCC AAGCAAAAACAAGCTCTTGCGAGACAGCTGAATCTAAGGCCTAGGCAAGTTGAAGTGTGGTTCCAAAACAGGAGAGCTAG GACAAAACTAAAGCAAACAGAAGTGGATTGTGAGTTTTTGAAGAAATGTTGTGAGACTTTAACGGATGAGAATAGAAGGCTTCAAAAAGAGCTTCAGGATCTCAAGGCTTTAAAGATGTCTCAACCTTTCTACATGCATATGCCGGCAGCGACTTTGACGATGTGCCCTTCTTGTGAGAGACTCggcggcggtggtggtggtgctgCAGGAGGCGGCGGAGGTACGGTAGAGGGTGATGGAGGGACAGCGAAAGGAGCTTTCTCCGTCGTCACAAAGCCTCGCTTCTTCAACCCTTTCACTAGTCCTTCTACAGCTTGTTAA
- the LOC106408626 gene encoding uncharacterized protein LOC106408626 produces MLSLNVTLSCEFSFFGLSFSLAKRNLSFVSGALVLTPVTHNSPPRLKNTFSDQSSSFLGFVHKIQAAENYNLNNQANKLIFKMSFAMDKAMMELSLDEVDEPFCMPDLPQFKSCERNSRSLIGRILNPECQKMSNLILNMPRKWQKSGKVRGVALSKERFQFIFNHEHDLDEILEKGVHTFNDWTLAIDRWMKKPPPDYLQFIPIWVQIRNIPINYYTEEVITALGDIVGKTIEVAFDPEKPQCQEYVRVLVRFDVSRPLRKTKVVILPEGGSSIVYYNYERIQKRCYECQRLNHEKDKCPILVRKRQGLAAERRQRILEEKEAAVKFFANDDPLFGVLREDHVEICKETGRRKIAPEVLDEMRRYLMMTNGEDKSIQIDRIRTSVADAEKDPIKQKTVLRLEPMLTFTKDIDKGKGVVFDFDLNIEGHTKDMDGGSKEKLMGSAIKAQNMALPMDQSEERDLREVLNRSRLERPASTLSTPEMVKVVRDNEIKYGSLSLGGNSTEYCSSSSMIRPSGVAQKTSKPRRRPYTKKRQEQQKDSSNILQDLYGRELRNERSGSKRKVTGEDFSKEKIARREE; encoded by the coding sequence CAGTTTCTCTCTCGCGAAAAGGAATCTTTCTTTTGTGAGTGGAGCTTTGGTTTTAACACCGGTGACTCATAACTCACCGCCTCGCTTAAAAAACACTTTTTCAGATCAATCTTCAAGTTTTTTAGGGTTTGTTCATAAAATCCAAGCGGCGGAGAATTATAATCTCAATAATCAAGCTAATAAGCTAATATTCAAGATGTCGTTTGCCATGGATAAAGCGATGATGGAACTATCTCTTGATGAGGTAGATGAGCCGTTCTGTATGCCGGATTTACCGCAATTCAAGTCGTGTGAAAGAAACTCAAGGAGTTTAATTGGAAGAATCTTGAATCCGGAGTGCCAGAAGATGTCTAATCTGATTCTGAATATGCCCCGAAAGTGGCAGAAGAGTGGGAAAGTAAGAGGTGTGGCTTTATCGAAGGAGCGGTTCCAGTTTATCTTTAATCATGAACATGATCTGGATGAAATTCTGGAGAAAGGTGTTCATACCTTTAACGACTGGACGCTAGCTATTGACCGTTGGATGAAAAAGCCCCCACCTGATTATCTCCAATTTATCCCTATCTGGGTTCAGATACGAAACATCCCGATCAATTACTATACTGAAGAAGTGATTACTGCCTTAGGAGATATTGTCGGGAAGACAATAGAAGTGGCCTTTGATCCAGAAAAGCCTCAGTGTCAAGAGTATGTAAGAGTCTTGGTTCGGTTTGATGTCTCAAGACCACTGAGGAAGACTAAAGTTGTGATTCTCCCTGAAGGAGGTTCTTCTATTGTTTACTACAACTATGAGCGAATTCAGAAGAGGTGCTATGAGTGTCAACGTCTTAACCATGAAAAAGACAAGTGCCCAATCTTAGTGAGAAAGAGGCAAGGTTTGGCTGCGGAGAGAAGGCAGAGGATTCTTGAGGAAAAGGAAGCAGCTGTGAAGTTTTTTGCAAATGATGATCCTCTGTTTGGCGTTTTAAGAGAGGATCATGTTGAGATTTGCAAAGAGACGGGAAGAAGGAAGATAGCTCCAGAGGTCTTAGATGAGATGAGAAGATATCTGATGATGACCAATGGTGAAGACAAGTCTATTCAAATTGATAGGATTCGAACTTCAGTGGCTGATGCTGAAAAGGATCCTATCAAGCAGAAGACGGTGCTGAGGCTTGAACCAATGCTGACATTCACCAAGGATATTGATAAAGGGAAAGGTGTGGTGTTTGATTTTGATCTAAATATAGAAGGCCACACTAAAGATATGGATGGAGGTTCGAAAGAAAAACTGATGGGGTCAGCCATTAAAGCACAAAACATGGCCTTACCTATGGATCAGTCAGAGGAGAGGGACCTAAGGGAAGTGCTGAATAGAAGTAGATTGGAAAGACCAGCCTCAACTTTGTCTACTCCTGAGATGGTTAAGGTAGTGAGGGACAATGAGATCAAATATGGTTCGCTGAGTCTTGGTGGCAACTCTACGGAATATTGTTCTAGTTCTTCTATGATTAGACCATCCGGAGTTGCTCAGAAGACTAGTAAGCCAAGAAGAAGACCTTATACCAAGAAAAGACAGGAGCAGCAGAAAGACTCATCAAATATTCTACAGGACCTGTATGGGCGTGAATTAAGGAATGAAAGGAGTGGTAGCAAGAGGAAGGTAACAGGGGAGGACTTCTCGAAAGAAAAAATCGCAAGGCGTGAAGAATAA
- the LOC106407681 gene encoding phosphoenolpyruvate carboxykinase (ATP) 1-like isoform X1, with product MSAGNGNANGDGGFSFPKGPAIPKITTGAKRDNEICHDDSGPTVKATTLDELHSLQKKRSAPTTPINQSGAAFSEEERQKIQLQSISASLASLTRESGPKVVRGDPAEKKADGSTTPAYAHGQHPSIFSPALGAVSDSSLKFTHVLYNLSPAELYEQAVKYEKGSFITSNGALATLSGAKTGRAPRDKRVVRDATTEDELWWGKGSPNIEMDEHTFTVNRERAVDYLNSLEKVFVNDQFLNWDPENRIKVRIVSARAYHSLFMHNMCIRPTPEELESFGTPDFTIYNAGQFPCNRYTHYMTSSTSVDLNLSRREMVILGTQYAGEMKKGLFSVMHYLMPKRRILSLHSGCNMGKDGDVALFFGLSGTGKTTLSTDHNRYLIGDDEHCWTETGVSNIEGGCYAKCVDLSREKEPDIWNAIKFGTVLENVVFDEHTREVDYSDKSVTENTRAAYPIEFIPNAKIPCVGPHPKNVILLACDAFGVLPPVSKLNLAQTMYHFISGYTALVAGTEDGIKEPTATFSACFGAAFIMLHPTKYAAMLAEKMKRQGATGWLVNTGWSGGSYGVGNRIKLAYTRKIIDAIH from the exons ATGTCGGCCGGTAATGGAAACGCAAACGGTGACGGAGGGTTTAGCTTCCCGAAAGGACCAGCTATACCAAAGATAACGACGGGAGCTAAAAGGGATAACGAAATATGCCACGATGACAGTGGTCCGACTGTGAAGGCGACGACGCTCGATGAGCTTCACTCTTTACAGAAGAAGCGTTCTGCTCCCACCACTCCTATTAACCAAAGCGGCGCTGCCTTCTCCGAGGAGGAACGCCAGAAGATTCAGCTTCAGTCTATCAG TGCATCGTTGGCGTCGCTGACGAGAGAATCTGGACCCAAAGTGGTGAGAGGAGACCCGGCGGAGAAGAAGGCCGACGGTTCCACTACTCCGGCGTACGCACACGGCCAGCATCCTTCCATCTTCTCTCCGGCGTTGGGAGCTGTAAGTGATAGCTCCTTGAAGTTCACCCACGTCCTCTACAACCTTTCTCCCGCAGAGCTCTACGAGCAAGCTGTCAAGTACGAGAAAGGTTCGTTCATCACTTCCAATGGAGCTTTGGCTACGCTTTCCGGTGCTAAAACTGGTCGTGCTCCGAGGGATAAGCGTGTCGTTAGAGATGCGACTACAGAGGACGAGCTTTGGTGGGGAAA GGGCTCGCCGAATATCGAAATGGATGAACATACATTCACGGTGAACAGAGAAAGAGCCGTTGATTACTTGAACTCCTTGGAGAAG GTGTTTGTGAATGATCAGTTCTTGAACTGGGACCCGGAGAACAGAATCAAAGTCAGGATTGTCTCAGCTAGAGCTTACCATTCACTCTTCATGCACAACat GTGTATCCGGCCAACACCGGAGGAGCTTGAGAGCTTCGGTACTCCGGACTTCACTATATACAACGCTGGACAGTTTCCGTGTAACCGTTACACTCACTACATGACGTCATCCACTAGCGTAGACTTGAATCTTAGCAGGAGGGAAATGGTTATACTCGGCACTCAATATGCTGGTGAGATGAAGAAGGGACTTTTCAGTGTGATGCATTACCTTATGCCTAAGCGTCGGATTCTCTCCCTTCACTCTGGTTGCAATATGGGAAAAGATGGAGATGTTGCTCTCTTCTTTGGACTTTCAGGTACCGGGAAGACGACGCTGTCTACTGATCACAACAGGTATTTGATAGGAGATGATGAGCATTGTTGGACTGAGACTGGTGTTTCGAACATTGAGGGTGGATGCTATGCTAAGTGCGTTGATCTTTCGAGGGAGAAGGAGCCTGATATTTGGAACGCCATCAAGTTTGGAACAG TTTTGGAAAATGTTGTGTTTGATGAACATACCAGAGAAGTTGATTACTCTGATAAATCCGTTAcag AGAACACACGTGCTGCATACCCTATTGAGTTCATTCCAAACGCGAAAATACCGTGCGTTGGTCCACACCCGAAAAACGTGATTCTTCTGGCATGTGACGCCTTTGGTGTTCTCCCGCCTGTGAGCAAGCTTAATCTTGCACAAACCATGTACCACTTCATCAGTGGTTACACTGCTCTGGTTGCGGGCACGGAGGACGGCATAAAGGAGCCAACAGCAACATTCTCAGCATGCTTTGGTGCAGCTTTCATAATGTTGCATCCAACAAAGTATGCGGCTATGTTAGCCGAGAAGATGAAGAGGCAAGGCGCTACTGGATGGCTCGTTAACACTGGTTGGTCCGGTGGCAGCTACGGtgttggaaacaggatcaagctggCGTATACTAGGAAGATCATCGATGCAATCCATTAA
- the LOC106407681 gene encoding phosphoenolpyruvate carboxykinase (ATP) 1-like isoform X2: MSAGNGNANGDGGFSFPKGPAIPKITTGAKRDNEICHDDSGPTVKATTLDELHSLQKKRSAPTTPINQSGAAFSEEERQKIQLQSISASLASLTRESGPKVVRGDPAEKKADGSTTPAYAHGQHPSIFSPALGAVSDSSLKFTHVLYNLSPAELYEQAVKYEKGSFITSNGALATLSGAKTGRAPRDKRVVRDATTEDELWWGKGSPNIEMDEHTFTVNRERAVDYLNSLEKVFVNDQFLNWDPENRIKVRIVSARAYHSLFMHNMCIRPTPEELESFGTPDFTIYNAGQFPCNRYTHYMTSSTSVDLNLSRREMVILGTQYAGTGKTTLSTDHNRYLIGDDEHCWTETGVSNIEGGCYAKCVDLSREKEPDIWNAIKFGTVLENVVFDEHTREVDYSDKSVTENTRAAYPIEFIPNAKIPCVGPHPKNVILLACDAFGVLPPVSKLNLAQTMYHFISGYTALVAGTEDGIKEPTATFSACFGAAFIMLHPTKYAAMLAEKMKRQGATGWLVNTGWSGGSYGVGNRIKLAYTRKIIDAIH; the protein is encoded by the exons ATGTCGGCCGGTAATGGAAACGCAAACGGTGACGGAGGGTTTAGCTTCCCGAAAGGACCAGCTATACCAAAGATAACGACGGGAGCTAAAAGGGATAACGAAATATGCCACGATGACAGTGGTCCGACTGTGAAGGCGACGACGCTCGATGAGCTTCACTCTTTACAGAAGAAGCGTTCTGCTCCCACCACTCCTATTAACCAAAGCGGCGCTGCCTTCTCCGAGGAGGAACGCCAGAAGATTCAGCTTCAGTCTATCAG TGCATCGTTGGCGTCGCTGACGAGAGAATCTGGACCCAAAGTGGTGAGAGGAGACCCGGCGGAGAAGAAGGCCGACGGTTCCACTACTCCGGCGTACGCACACGGCCAGCATCCTTCCATCTTCTCTCCGGCGTTGGGAGCTGTAAGTGATAGCTCCTTGAAGTTCACCCACGTCCTCTACAACCTTTCTCCCGCAGAGCTCTACGAGCAAGCTGTCAAGTACGAGAAAGGTTCGTTCATCACTTCCAATGGAGCTTTGGCTACGCTTTCCGGTGCTAAAACTGGTCGTGCTCCGAGGGATAAGCGTGTCGTTAGAGATGCGACTACAGAGGACGAGCTTTGGTGGGGAAA GGGCTCGCCGAATATCGAAATGGATGAACATACATTCACGGTGAACAGAGAAAGAGCCGTTGATTACTTGAACTCCTTGGAGAAG GTGTTTGTGAATGATCAGTTCTTGAACTGGGACCCGGAGAACAGAATCAAAGTCAGGATTGTCTCAGCTAGAGCTTACCATTCACTCTTCATGCACAACat GTGTATCCGGCCAACACCGGAGGAGCTTGAGAGCTTCGGTACTCCGGACTTCACTATATACAACGCTGGACAGTTTCCGTGTAACCGTTACACTCACTACATGACGTCATCCACTAGCGTAGACTTGAATCTTAGCAGGAGGGAAATGGTTATACTCGGCACTCAATATGCTG GTACCGGGAAGACGACGCTGTCTACTGATCACAACAGGTATTTGATAGGAGATGATGAGCATTGTTGGACTGAGACTGGTGTTTCGAACATTGAGGGTGGATGCTATGCTAAGTGCGTTGATCTTTCGAGGGAGAAGGAGCCTGATATTTGGAACGCCATCAAGTTTGGAACAG TTTTGGAAAATGTTGTGTTTGATGAACATACCAGAGAAGTTGATTACTCTGATAAATCCGTTAcag AGAACACACGTGCTGCATACCCTATTGAGTTCATTCCAAACGCGAAAATACCGTGCGTTGGTCCACACCCGAAAAACGTGATTCTTCTGGCATGTGACGCCTTTGGTGTTCTCCCGCCTGTGAGCAAGCTTAATCTTGCACAAACCATGTACCACTTCATCAGTGGTTACACTGCTCTGGTTGCGGGCACGGAGGACGGCATAAAGGAGCCAACAGCAACATTCTCAGCATGCTTTGGTGCAGCTTTCATAATGTTGCATCCAACAAAGTATGCGGCTATGTTAGCCGAGAAGATGAAGAGGCAAGGCGCTACTGGATGGCTCGTTAACACTGGTTGGTCCGGTGGCAGCTACGGtgttggaaacaggatcaagctggCGTATACTAGGAAGATCATCGATGCAATCCATTAA
- the LOC106411164 gene encoding probable xyloglucan endotransglucosylase/hydrolase protein 7, which yields MASIKPIITRFSLIFNYKATMVLSLFSARNAFFISLCLFAALYRPVLSKPAKFADDFRITWSDTHITQIDGGRAIQLKLDPSSGCGFASKKQYLFGRVSMKIKLIPGDSAGTVAAFYMNSDTDSVRDELDFEFLGNRSGQPYTVQTNVFAHGKGDREQRVNLWFDPSRDFHEYAISWNHLRIVFYVDNVPIRVYKNNEARKVPYPRFQPMGVYSTLWEADDWATRGGIEKINWSEAPFYAYYKDFDIEGCSVPGPAGCPANPKNWWEGSAYHQLTPVEARSYRWVRVNHMIYDYCTDKSRFPVPPPECSAGI from the exons ATGGCTTCGATCAAACCCATCATTACAAGATTTTCATTAATATTCAACTACAAAGCAACAATGGTGCTGTCCCTCTTCTCTGCAAGGAATGCTTTCTTTATAAGCTTATGCTTATTTGCAGCATTGTACCGGCCAGTATTGAGTAAACCGGCTAAGTTTGCGGATGACTTTAGGATCACGTGGTCCGATACTCATATCACTCAAATCGATGGAGGAAGAGCCATTCAACTCAAGTTGGACCCTAGCTCAG GATGTGGGTTCGCTTCGAAGAAGCAGTATTTGTTTGGCCGCGTTAGCATGAAAATTAAACTCATCCCCGGTGATTCCGCAGGAACAGTTGCTGCGttctat ATGAATTCGGATACAGATTCTGTAAGAGATGAACTAGATTTTGAATTCCTGGGAAACCGAAGTGGACAGCCTTACACTGTGCAAACTAACGTATTTGCTCATGGTAAAGGCGATAGAGAGCAAAGAGTGAACCTTTGGTTTGACCCTTCTCGTGACTTCCACGAATACGCCATTTCATGGAACCATCTCCGTATTGT GTTCTACGTAGACAATGTCCCCATTAGGGTTTATAAGAACAACGAGGCTAGGAAAGTACCATACCCAAGATTCCAACCAATGGGTGTATATTCCACATTATGGGAAGCCGATGATTGGGCAACACGTGGAGGAATAGAGAAAATTAATTGGTCGGAAGCTCCATTTTATGCGTACTATAAAGATTTTGATATAGAAGGATGTTCGGTTCCGGGACCAGCAGGTTGTCCAGCTAATCCAAAGAACTGGTGGGAAGGCAGTGCGTACCACCAATTGACTCCAGTTGAGGCTCGAAGTTATAGATGGGTCCGAGTGAACCATATGATCTATGATTACTGTACCGATAAGTCTCGTTTTCCTGTCCCTCCCCCGGAATGCTCTGCCGGAATATGA